The nucleotide sequence tgacatgaaagactccccatcagctctcgtacaaactaggaaccggggtgaataactgtcactgccatcctgagactTATGCTCCTTcccggtgtggccagggaggggaacgttttgggATCATATTTCTGAGCGTTAAATTGAGCCTAAgagtgcttagagactgctggcggctggccacctgcgagagatgatgtaccacacttcattgggGGTCATCCGCCCTgaagccacccactccaaccaaggaccctccccacgggcaccacccagcctcagcaagggccacctgggagGATGGCCATTGCTAGGGGAGTCgcaatgccccagggagataggcatctactccttgatgccgtggggagttaacggcgcaggcatcagcagagcggtccctgtgttgtcagggggttacaaccaacagggtacatggcagccccaccacaacgggctggctcccgtgctggatattaggtgcaaggaagtccatggtTGTCGTCTCCGCAAAAActaacactgcacagtgcattgtGGAAATCGCGCCCAGGAAGGTATccccgcccaagagatggagaatgagcaggacAGCAATGCGGCgacgagaaagctggctaaaggtctcaatgcacgatggacaccacaatgcaccatgtaatgcgcccttccccaattggctcgctcttcggaagaatttggaaatatggaggtcaaatcCGACAGGCGGAAATGTTtgtgactccttttagttgcctcttacgacaggcaggaatatagcgggcctattcttacccccgaacctgcaggggggagtacgagattggagtaatagagaattgtgaaggtggttcgatgaaccctctggccaGCATTTACATATGATtagcagagtactcatgtagatgtagatgaaaactgtgATCTTAGCAAAACAAATGCAATGGAATTCCTCCGCCAGCACATAGCAGTGTGCATAATATACAGAAACGGATTCAAGTGGTGGGCATTAAAAAATGAATGACGAGGCTTGTACAAGCCGGTCCCACACTCTACCACAACAATAGCTGTGTTGATTATCGTACTGGGATCCTCACTATTTGCGCAGACAACCATTGAAGGAACAACAGTCACAAATATCTGATAGCATTAGAAACCTCACAACCATTTTACAAATATAATAGCTAACAAAAAGTAGATATCATATTCCAGATgaagaggaaacataaaaaaacTATAATGGCTTGGACAAAAACGGCATTCTAGAatccatgaaaatgaaaatgtagatGCTCTTGCTATGGAAGCATCTGCAAAGGGGAATCTTTTAGTATGAGGAAATTCCAGAAACAGAAATAATTTACACATTCagaaaggagttgtcaaggaacTGGCAAGACAAATGATTAAGAACATCTATTAACAAAGGCAGCCAATATGCATTAATTTGTCCAATAATTCAAGTAATGCCAGGTTTCATAAGATGAAAGCCTCAAGAAGTTTCACAACAGATACTGCAAGATTGAAGATCAATCATTGCAGTTACAAGAAACACCTAAATAGGGTCAACCTTGGTGTCACATTCCTGGTTGTCCGTGGCAAGGAACAAGATCcaagccttccccccccccccccccctccccctcaatgtGTCAGGAATATAGGGAGCATAAATTGATTGAAATTAACCTTAGAGAACTTGTCCAATAGTTTCCAGTTCCAAACCTCATCAGCTTCTAACAATATAGCTGTACATAAACTATTTAAAcaagtcaaagaaacagaactataGAACTTGTGCACTGTCTTCAACATTTGCAACAAAGTACCAAAACATTTGTTTCTGTAATTTAAGGTAGGCTTATACCCTTTGTTTAATGTCTCTGTGTCAATAGAAAGAACATATgcaatataaaagagaatttatcaGTTTATAGTGCACTGTTAGACAGACAATTCAATTTGTTCTATATAATATTCTTCATCTTATACAGTCTTTGTTTCAAACATTGTATGTGAAAATTTGTACCTTTAAATTTACCATAACTGTATGTACCTTGATTCGTGAAAGTCCATTTTGATACTGCATAATTTAGAAATGTTGGAATCTAAAGCATACAAAATCAACAGTAAGATGGCTGTGTGGGCAAATTCTAAAATCCAGCTTACATAAAGAAGTGCCTATCTCTCATCTTGGCCTGAGATGGGGGCTACCATTCCCTATCCTCTTCATCCAAAATAATATtctgttaataaatgaaaagcaacagtttgcttttgttctacaatattacttttattttacaaaataaaagtaatagaacaaaagcattttcatttattataatgttgttttaCCAAGAACCGACAcaagattctgttaacataataTTCTGTTGCCCATCAAGCCCAATCCCCAAGCTGCCCATGCTTGCAAGCAATCATGCACGTCCTTGGAGCATTCCCCTGTGGACAACACAGGCTGAAGTCCTACCCTTGCACCAGCTCTTCTGAGCCCTACAGTGAGGAGCTGTTTCtccaatataattttaatttccacaatcTCCCATCACTAAATATCCACTAGCCTTCTTCCCATTCCCTTACCATCTCTTGTTTTCCTATATTCCCATTTCCCTTACTGAATGAGCTTTCCAggtcagaggaaagcaaattatgtCCAGTTAAACTGTATTCCATGAAGTCTGCTGCTTGGCAACTGATTTACCTTATTATTTGTTTACTAAAAGCTCATATTGCCTTGTAATGATGTAGGTGCTtgaaacactaatgagaaattaataCAAGCTTGTAAAATTTAATAGCTAATCTGGTATGGGTGATATATATATCTACTATAtaaaacattaaattcttttgaACATTGTTCAGACATAAAATCTCTAGTGTAACAAATGATGAAAGttttatacaaaaataatagttGTCCAGCAATGAGTTTACTACAGTTACagaaaacttattttaaagtgaaattaaaagaaaagaagggATATGACAGCTATAAAAGGAACAAACATTTGACACATACTTTTATACTGCAGTGATTGAATTGCACTATTCTACATGTCACATAAGATAAAGCAAATAAAATTGCAACCTACCCCATGGGAGCATAAGATTTTTACATCATTTTAAGACAGAACTTCACATAGCGAAGAAATTAACAATCATTTGATGAATCTGAGTAACATGTTATAAAACTTTGCTTTTAGACATATTAGCTAATAGCACACATTGAAATAACATTTATTAATGACATACATTGCTATGAAATGTGAGAAAAACTTTTACACGAACAATGGATGTCCACACATTATGCTGTTATTATTTGTCTGAGTTCTCGTTGTTTCTTGAGAAGAAATGCCATCCCGTGCACACGGAAATGCTTATCTAATTCTTCCGATGTTTCAAAACTATCATGGCACACACTACATTTGTTTTCATCAGCTTCGTCATCTGATGATACAGTCACTGGGGAGAATCCATTGTAGGGGTCATAACTGTCTTGTTTACAATTAAGATTTTCAGTTACATATTTTTCAACATCTCTTATGCCATGGCAGACTAAAAGGTGCTTCTCAAATGATGGTTGGACAATAAAACACATTCCACATTCCATGCACTGGAAAGAACTAGAATCTGTCTTATGAAGGACAATGTGCGATTCAAATTCAGCTTTATCAATGTGGGTAAACTGACATTTGAAACATTCATActtattgtcttctttttttacaaCTGGGAATATAAGCTTTCCTGAACTGAAGGGTGTAACAGGTGCAGGTGGTTTGTCTTTGGATCCTAATTttgacttctttttctttttaggtggtTCAGGAGTTTCAGATTTTTCTCCAGAGGAAGTGTTTAGTGGAGGCTCAAGACTTTCACTGTCTTCTGGTTCCATTTTGATGATAGTACCCAACTCTTTCCCTTTCTGTGAAtgttcaatattaatttttttcagaagTGGAGTAAGTTTATGGATCTCTATGTTTTTGTGCTCTTTGCTAAAATGATCCTGAATATCACTGGACTGTATATTAATTAGCTTTTTGCAAATGTGGCACTTGAACTGCCCAGGAGGAGCTTTGGAATCAGTACTACTATGAGGGCCATTAAATGCAAAACGAGCACTTTCTTTAGTTTCTTCCAGTTTTTCTGTCACTATGCTGCCAAGAGGTTTCAATTGCCTGGTAGTAGGTATCACTGTTGTGGGATGTGTGGCTGTAACTGTACTTGAAACTGGAGTTGCCATCAGTTTTGGAGCGGAAACAACAGCTAAAGTTTTATTAGGGCTATTTGCCTTCTGCAGGTGCACAATTGTTTTACTTCctgaagtaaaaatacttcctgaaCCTGAGAGAGCATTGTGTTTTTTTAAGCAGTTGTAACATTTGGAAGGAAGCATGGAGTATTGTTCCAATGAAGGAGAATGGAACACAATCTCTCTTTTGCatgaactacaattacgaataactctaCGGACTTTTAATACACCTCCATCTGTGCTTCTCACAGTTGCTTGTGCAGGCAAAATATTTGCTATTAGAGTATTCTTTTTTAAATCCTGCGTAAGTGTAATATGTTTTGTTGGAATAAATCTGTTTCCATTTGTCTTCACAGTTACATTGCTGAGCCTGTTGTTGCCGTACTGTCTAATAGGTGGTTTTACAGCCTGTGAAACCGGTTTCGGTTGTATAGTTTTTGGAGACGACAGCTTCTTCACTGGGAAGCTCCGGGTTAAAATTTTTATTGGAAGACACTTTGGCATATCAGACCTTTGGCTGCTTGTAGAAGTAGTATTATTCCAGTTATTATCATCAATATTATCAACAGATGTCTCTAGGTTGTTGGTGCTAACAGAGTTAtcactgctgttcatattatcaGTGGTACTGCTAACAGAGGTATTTTTACCCCCATCTCTGCATGCATTGTCAGTGCTACAGTCAGATGCTATCATACTGTCTCCTTGTG is from Schistocerca cancellata isolate TAMUIC-IGC-003103 chromosome 6, iqSchCanc2.1, whole genome shotgun sequence and encodes:
- the LOC126191065 gene encoding zinc finger protein 532-like is translated as MSEVSESPHQEDNHSDINGNSSGIHWDDQILNAALPPYKPVLQDDEPFKPQNFYTCPICHDRYLLQSSLEFHMKRRSLQIKYHCQNCNRFITDYNRCSFLNHLQQHSDSGGYLTDTLHVTVTPLAEDQLRTDQQTFENKDYTQNIFVKPSSTATVGLNKNGAPSEITTNAAVAVHTEEQDRQRSAVEDALYTTAMSNIKVSKNLTMPEVCKECGMKLLIDLRNHLLRPNCYVDPGLECQQCKLILPSICSLRAHKRYHQKLRPHTCPECGRIFSLWASFLVHLNYSCFHLSRCIRFRCPKCATLFYSVELLEMHFFSDHIKTVFKCDLCPIACFDTISVDQHKAIAHVKKDVKTLQFQQCQICPDRLTPKEQIAGHVLEHTRSKKCLAFGFECTGCKNFFQQKAVFGAHHCSGPPACADRAQGTNSQGDSMIASDCSTDNACRDGGKNTSVSSTTDNMNSSDNSVSTNNLETSVDNIDDNNWNNTTSTSSQRSDMPKCLPIKILTRSFPVKKLSSPKTIQPKPVSQAVKPPIRQYGNNRLSNVTVKTNGNRFIPTKHITLTQDLKKNTLIANILPAQATVRSTDGGVLKVRRVIRNCSSCKREIVFHSPSLEQYSMLPSKCYNCLKKHNALSGSGSIFTSGSKTIVHLQKANSPNKTLAVVSAPKLMATPVSSTVTATHPTTVIPTTRQLKPLGSIVTEKLEETKESARFAFNGPHSSTDSKAPPGQFKCHICKKLINIQSSDIQDHFSKEHKNIEIHKLTPLLKKINIEHSQKGKELGTIIKMEPEDSESLEPPLNTSSGEKSETPEPPKKKKKSKLGSKDKPPAPVTPFSSGKLIFPVVKKEDNKYECFKCQFTHIDKAEFESHIVLHKTDSSSFQCMECGMCFIVQPSFEKHLLVCHGIRDVEKYVTENLNCKQDSYDPYNGFSPVTVSSDDEADENKCSVCHDSFETSEELDKHFRVHGMAFLLKKQRELRQIITA